In Mycobacterium sp. Aquia_216, a genomic segment contains:
- a CDS encoding nitroreductase/quinone reductase family protein, with translation MSKRVDHLTFVERVVISRIVWVHNLLYQKTRGHFGHHMPGMPPSLLLHTSGAKTGIPRTVALTYARDGVDFLVVASWAGSPVAPGWYHNLIRNPVAHINVGRQRIPVIAQAILPGQSDYDRLWRIVNDNYANRYDIYQQRTTRPIPIVRLAPA, from the coding sequence ATGAGTAAGCGCGTCGACCATCTCACATTCGTTGAGCGAGTTGTGATTTCACGTATCGTCTGGGTGCATAACCTCCTCTACCAAAAGACACGCGGCCACTTCGGGCACCACATGCCCGGCATGCCACCCAGTCTGCTATTGCACACATCGGGTGCAAAAACGGGAATTCCTCGCACTGTAGCCCTCACCTATGCGCGCGACGGCGTGGACTTTCTAGTGGTGGCTTCCTGGGCAGGCTCGCCGGTCGCACCTGGCTGGTATCACAATTTAATTAGGAATCCGGTGGCACACATCAACGTCGGCAGACAACGAATCCCTGTGATAGCACAGGCAATACTTCCCGGACAGTCCGACTACGATCGGTTGTGGCGGATCGTAAATGATAACTACGCAAACCGTTACGACATCTACCAGCAGCGCACGACGCGGCCTATTCCGATCGTGCGCTTGGCGCCGGCCTGA
- a CDS encoding PEP-utilizing enzyme codes for MPGVMKPLAWSYYAYGVEIGLRRGFHHLGMIGAAQSVFPLASDQRIVASFHGRLTGNVNVARQIFSALPGVTGDDVERDLLGSARDGVTDRHSWGRLPVLLVKLPLAMATGQRHVKSHQHRIRARWRDAVDGDHLRRGSDPLRVASEAIEEFVSTLRLQIWMRVFGQAISAQLANIAHRVDQPHALGALLAGPAQTEEARVADDLFGVATGALTIEQFLADHGYQGPNSGDPSARVWREDRRPIERLLDALADAEPPAERRARAVAERERAVRSILAALPARDRPLASLAIRLAPLAARGIELTKTAMLQSVDIGRAAARDIGERMVTAGVADDIDDVFHLYCDELTGATETTTVDIVAARKELHARLLAEDFPETWQGLPIVSATLERPTLASESIVRGVGASPGVVQGRVRVVRDAADDVTIADGDILVCPTTDPSWVSLMTVSAALVIDLGATASHGAIVARELGVPCVIGTRSGTRQLRDGDLVRVDGSTGIVEVLQRQLATSNTDGNPAK; via the coding sequence ATGCCAGGGGTGATGAAGCCGTTGGCGTGGAGCTACTACGCCTACGGAGTGGAGATCGGGCTGCGGCGGGGTTTTCATCATCTGGGAATGATCGGTGCGGCTCAGTCCGTATTCCCGCTGGCGTCCGACCAACGCATCGTTGCATCATTCCACGGGCGCTTGACCGGTAACGTCAACGTTGCCCGGCAGATATTTAGTGCCCTGCCGGGAGTCACCGGCGACGACGTTGAACGCGACCTACTGGGTTCGGCGCGTGACGGCGTTACAGATCGGCACAGTTGGGGGCGACTTCCGGTCCTGCTTGTGAAACTGCCGCTGGCGATGGCGACGGGCCAGCGTCACGTGAAATCCCACCAGCACAGAATCAGGGCACGATGGCGTGATGCCGTGGACGGCGACCACCTGCGTCGGGGGTCCGACCCCCTTCGGGTGGCAAGCGAGGCAATCGAAGAATTTGTTTCGACACTTCGCCTTCAGATCTGGATGCGTGTGTTTGGCCAGGCGATTTCCGCTCAGCTTGCCAACATTGCACACCGCGTCGACCAGCCGCACGCCCTTGGCGCACTCTTGGCCGGACCGGCACAGACCGAGGAAGCACGAGTCGCTGACGACTTGTTCGGGGTCGCGACCGGCGCACTGACGATCGAGCAATTTCTGGCGGACCACGGCTATCAGGGGCCAAATTCGGGTGATCCATCGGCCCGGGTCTGGCGCGAAGACCGCCGTCCCATCGAACGACTGCTTGACGCATTGGCCGATGCCGAGCCGCCCGCAGAGCGCCGGGCGCGCGCGGTGGCCGAGCGGGAGCGAGCCGTAAGGAGCATCCTTGCTGCCTTGCCCGCACGCGACCGACCCCTGGCAAGCCTGGCGATCCGGCTGGCTCCGTTAGCTGCTCGCGGCATCGAGCTGACGAAGACGGCGATGCTCCAATCGGTTGACATTGGTCGGGCGGCGGCTCGCGACATTGGTGAGCGCATGGTGACGGCCGGCGTTGCCGACGATATTGACGATGTATTCCACCTTTACTGCGATGAGCTGACCGGCGCGACCGAGACCACTACCGTTGACATCGTCGCGGCACGCAAAGAGCTGCATGCGCGGCTGTTAGCCGAAGACTTCCCCGAGACCTGGCAGGGCCTACCAATAGTCAGTGCGACGCTTGAGCGACCGACCCTCGCCAGCGAATCAATCGTGCGAGGAGTCGGTGCAAGTCCCGGCGTGGTGCAGGGTCGCGTGCGCGTCGTGCGAGACGCGGCCGACGACGTGACGATAGCCGACGGCGACATTCTGGTATGCCCGACCACCGACCCAAGCTGGGTATCCTTGATGACGGTGTCTGCGGCTCTGGTCATAGACCTCGGTGCCACCGCATCCCACGGTGCCATCGTCGCCCGCGAACTCGGAGTGCCTTGCGTGATCGGCACTCGATCCGGTACGCGACAGTTGCGCGACGGTGACCTGGTGCGAGTTGACGGCTCCACAGGAATCGTCGAAGTGCTACAACGCCAACTAGCTACGTCGAATACCGATGGCAACCCGGCAAAGTGA
- a CDS encoding AMP-binding protein codes for MLNEIRQWRVVSDRLRYWAQSAPDRRLFRCGGDWLSFGQVDQITDAIAGALDAQGVAKSDRVAILLPNCEEYVLSILAVAKLGAIQVPLNIYLKGEFLRHQLVDSGSSVLIADSSGLAEVAKRRDTLPDLRFTVAVVKDGERAATGAIPFADIRDADSRCPAVHIAPRDTAAIFYTSGTTGPAKGCVISHGYYSYFPWGWFENDWIRTDDRMLSMMPLFHTAGQGFALVPAILAGAELTVTTTFSASGFLDECRRVQATTAFGVGAMGMAILATPEGPADRDNDLRAAIFPPMAPSDRRKFGRRFGTTVVSDGYGQTECNPLTMSPLAEQGELPGSLGKPVPYLDVALVDENDVPVPTGEVGEIVVRPREPMVIFDGYWDNAAATVQSSRNLWHHTGDRARLGADGRLTFVDRNSDSMRRRGENISSMELERAIVEHHKIAAVATHGVPSVLGEDDVKAWIVTVPGASFTPDELHEFFVANLPYFVIPRYVEFIDELPVNALGRVTKFELREKDNSTAWDFEMLNLAVSKEDRRSSSS; via the coding sequence ATGCTGAACGAGATCCGACAGTGGCGGGTCGTGTCGGACCGGCTTCGCTACTGGGCGCAATCAGCGCCGGACAGAAGGCTTTTCCGGTGTGGTGGCGATTGGCTTTCGTTCGGCCAGGTAGACCAGATCACGGACGCCATCGCGGGGGCATTGGACGCCCAGGGTGTTGCGAAGAGCGACCGCGTGGCGATCCTCTTGCCGAACTGCGAGGAATATGTCCTGTCGATCCTGGCGGTGGCGAAGTTGGGTGCCATTCAAGTCCCGCTGAACATCTATCTCAAAGGTGAGTTCTTGCGCCACCAGTTGGTGGACTCTGGCAGCTCCGTGCTGATAGCCGACTCGTCCGGCCTTGCCGAGGTAGCTAAGCGACGAGATACTCTGCCGGACTTGCGATTTACTGTGGCCGTCGTCAAAGACGGCGAACGCGCCGCGACCGGTGCGATTCCGTTCGCAGACATCCGAGACGCCGATTCGCGCTGCCCTGCGGTGCACATCGCTCCGCGCGACACCGCGGCGATCTTCTATACCTCGGGGACCACCGGACCCGCTAAGGGTTGCGTCATCAGCCACGGCTACTACTCGTACTTTCCCTGGGGCTGGTTCGAGAACGACTGGATCCGCACCGACGACCGAATGCTGTCGATGATGCCGTTGTTTCATACCGCTGGTCAGGGTTTCGCATTGGTGCCCGCAATTCTCGCCGGCGCTGAGCTCACCGTCACGACTACATTCAGCGCGAGTGGCTTTCTGGATGAATGCCGACGGGTCCAGGCAACGACGGCATTCGGTGTAGGCGCGATGGGGATGGCGATACTGGCGACACCCGAGGGGCCCGCCGACCGGGACAACGATCTGCGAGCTGCCATCTTTCCGCCCATGGCGCCATCGGATCGCAGGAAGTTCGGAAGGCGCTTCGGCACAACGGTCGTCAGTGACGGTTATGGTCAGACGGAGTGCAATCCGCTCACCATGAGTCCGTTGGCGGAGCAAGGCGAACTTCCGGGGTCTCTGGGAAAGCCCGTGCCTTATTTGGACGTCGCCCTCGTCGACGAGAACGACGTACCGGTTCCGACCGGAGAAGTCGGCGAGATTGTCGTGCGTCCTCGTGAGCCCATGGTTATTTTCGACGGCTACTGGGATAACGCCGCCGCGACCGTGCAGAGTAGCCGAAATCTATGGCATCACACCGGCGATCGGGCCCGACTCGGTGCGGACGGACGGTTGACATTCGTTGACAGAAATTCCGACTCCATGCGCCGCCGTGGCGAGAACATCTCGTCGATGGAACTGGAGAGGGCTATTGTCGAACACCACAAGATTGCGGCCGTAGCCACTCATGGAGTGCCGTCGGTCCTTGGCGAAGACGACGTGAAGGCCTGGATCGTCACGGTGCCGGGGGCGTCGTTCACGCCGGACGAACTGCACGAATTTTTCGTGGCAAATCTGCCCTACTTCGTGATCCCCCGATACGTGGAATTCATCGACGAGCTTCCGGTCAACGCGCTTGGGCGAGTTACCAAGTTCGAGCTCCGTGAGAAGGACAACTCAACGGCGTGGGATTTCGAGATGTTGAATCTGGCTGTCAGCAAGGAGGATCGGCGATCCTCGTCGAGTTGA
- a CDS encoding TetR/AcrR family transcriptional regulator, which produces MPKNALPARVPAGPTLQLEVTEAIRNAFFEELADVGFGRLSIDAVARRAGVGKAAIYRRWKSKLDMTIALISEVAVGAIDVPDTGTLHGDVREYLNRGREAVTQRLAGKIIPDLLAEGSRNPDLTSALLEGVRDPRRIKAAQLIHRAIKRGELPADTDIGLCLDFLAGPLYWRLIVLRGDIDGTYLDRLATKILAAMRG; this is translated from the coding sequence ATGCCGAAGAACGCGCTTCCCGCCCGGGTGCCGGCTGGTCCCACGCTTCAGCTCGAAGTGACCGAGGCCATCAGGAACGCATTCTTCGAAGAGTTAGCCGACGTCGGCTTCGGGCGGCTGTCGATCGACGCGGTGGCGCGCCGCGCGGGCGTGGGCAAGGCCGCGATCTATCGGCGCTGGAAGTCCAAGCTCGACATGACCATCGCGTTGATCTCGGAGGTCGCCGTCGGGGCTATCGACGTTCCGGACACCGGCACACTGCACGGCGACGTTCGCGAATACCTGAACCGTGGTCGCGAGGCGGTGACACAGCGGCTGGCCGGCAAAATTATTCCGGATCTTCTCGCTGAGGGGTCGCGCAATCCTGACTTGACCTCCGCGCTCCTCGAGGGGGTACGAGATCCCCGGCGCATCAAGGCCGCTCAGCTCATCCATCGAGCGATAAAGCGCGGCGAACTGCCCGCCGACACCGACATCGGATTGTGCCTGGACTTTCTCGCCGGTCCTCTTTATTGGCGACTGATCGTGCTCCGGGGCGACATCGATGGCACTTACCTGGACCGACTCGCTACCAAGATCCTCGCCGCCATGAGAGGTTAA
- a CDS encoding alpha/beta hydrolase family protein, producing MVKFLFDNASFSFEALRTAGFANYGGADLGEVVATAQAIPEGDETSWHREWKAVAERAEELGRKSLADGHRVSAREALLRASNYYRTAEFFLRDDPGRDPEVALLSGRSSDAFVTAMSLFGFGFERDVSIPYQETSLPGYFFLVDDSGRPRPTIIYNSGFDSTLEESYFAIAAAALARGYNVLAFDGPGQGAALREQGLVFRPDWEAVIRPVIDYALTRPEIAEHQITLFGYSLGGYLVARAAAFDSRVAALILNGGIYDFYAAITNAMPPFLCEWIEQGKDDVAMPVIQLLMALDTQIRWALRNGMWAMGVDSVLDVPRAFKDYTLAGVADRITAPTLVLDADNDQFLKGEPHRAAQSLTTAETTLITLNAVHGAGEHCHMGAMSRLHQVVFDWLAQALSYHQQGNETHAKTADLEVS from the coding sequence ATGGTGAAGTTCTTGTTCGACAACGCGTCGTTCTCATTCGAGGCATTGCGCACGGCCGGTTTCGCTAATTACGGCGGAGCAGACCTGGGTGAGGTCGTGGCGACTGCGCAGGCCATTCCTGAAGGCGATGAGACAAGCTGGCATCGTGAGTGGAAGGCGGTCGCTGAGCGCGCCGAAGAACTGGGACGAAAGTCGTTGGCCGACGGTCACCGCGTCAGCGCCCGGGAAGCGTTATTGCGCGCGTCGAATTACTACCGCACCGCCGAGTTCTTCCTGCGCGATGACCCAGGCCGTGACCCGGAGGTGGCCCTGCTGTCCGGGCGGAGCAGCGACGCCTTCGTAACCGCTATGTCCCTGTTCGGGTTTGGCTTTGAGCGCGATGTGTCGATCCCTTATCAGGAGACCAGCCTTCCCGGCTACTTCTTTCTGGTGGATGACTCGGGTCGGCCTCGCCCAACGATCATTTACAACAGCGGCTTTGACTCCACATTAGAAGAGTCGTACTTCGCGATCGCCGCCGCCGCGTTGGCCCGCGGGTACAACGTGTTGGCCTTCGACGGGCCCGGTCAGGGAGCAGCACTGCGGGAACAGGGCCTGGTGTTCCGCCCGGACTGGGAAGCGGTGATCCGTCCGGTCATCGACTACGCCCTCACTCGCCCTGAGATTGCTGAGCACCAGATCACGTTGTTCGGATACAGCCTGGGAGGCTACCTGGTGGCACGCGCGGCGGCCTTCGACTCCCGTGTCGCGGCCCTGATCCTCAATGGCGGCATCTACGATTTTTATGCCGCGATCACCAACGCGATGCCGCCCTTCCTGTGTGAGTGGATCGAGCAGGGCAAAGACGACGTGGCGATGCCGGTGATTCAGCTTCTGATGGCCCTCGACACCCAAATACGCTGGGCCCTGCGCAACGGCATGTGGGCGATGGGCGTGGACTCCGTCCTCGACGTGCCGCGCGCCTTCAAGGACTACACGCTCGCCGGTGTCGCCGACCGAATCACCGCACCCACACTGGTTCTCGATGCCGACAACGACCAGTTCCTCAAAGGCGAACCACACCGGGCCGCACAATCCTTGACCACCGCTGAGACGACCCTGATCACCCTCAACGCGGTCCACGGCGCAGGTGAACACTGCCACATGGGCGCGATGTCGCGGCTGCATCAAGTCGTATTCGATTGGCTAGCCCAGGCCTTGTCATATCACCAGCAAGGGAACGAAACCCACGCGAAGACAGCCGATCTGGAGGTCTCCTGA
- a CDS encoding TetR/AcrR family transcriptional regulator — protein MVSKEGRSSAGLTARGAATKARIVAGAASLVQEHGVAGTSLDAVMAATGTSRSQMYHYFENKDALIGEVIKTQFSRVIAAQEPLLRELASWEGLQRWCNHLVRMVRETQGVGGCPLGSLVSELADRSESAREELARSFAQWQSYLSTGFTTMRDNGELAAEADVDDLALTMMTALQGGLLMAQTTRSARPLELALNMAQGHIDGYRRSRA, from the coding sequence GTGGTGTCGAAGGAGGGTCGATCTAGCGCGGGGCTGACGGCTCGGGGCGCGGCGACCAAGGCCCGAATTGTGGCTGGAGCGGCGTCACTCGTCCAGGAGCATGGCGTGGCGGGGACAAGCCTGGACGCCGTAATGGCTGCAACCGGCACCAGTAGGTCGCAGATGTATCACTATTTCGAGAACAAAGACGCGCTCATCGGCGAAGTGATCAAGACCCAGTTCAGCCGAGTCATCGCCGCGCAGGAACCGTTGCTGCGCGAACTCGCCTCCTGGGAGGGGCTGCAGCGATGGTGTAATCACCTTGTGAGGATGGTCCGTGAGACGCAAGGCGTCGGCGGTTGTCCACTCGGCTCACTTGTGAGCGAGCTCGCCGACCGCTCAGAGTCGGCGCGGGAGGAACTCGCGCGGTCATTTGCCCAATGGCAGTCCTACCTGTCCACGGGCTTCACGACCATGCGCGACAACGGCGAACTCGCTGCAGAGGCCGACGTTGACGATCTCGCACTAACCATGATGACCGCGCTGCAAGGCGGACTACTCATGGCCCAGACCACACGCAGCGCCCGTCCGCTCGAACTCGCCCTCAACATGGCCCAAGGCCACATCGACGGATACCGGCGCAGCCGAGCGTGA
- a CDS encoding alpha/beta hydrolase codes for MTRESPTPTTVLVHGAFEDGSVWNEVIQRLQRDGYPVVAFANPLRGVAVDAAHLRSLMDRIQGPLILAAHSYGGAVITQAGAEDPKVKALVYAAAIMPAAGETASQLLSRFPGSSFLTSVEGVDYTLPDGTSGTYLLYQTDKFRSQVAADVSAGEAALMVATQRPMDVAVLNETVTAAAWTSKPSWQIRTLQDFALPLEEQKFEADRAQTHVTEVNSSHAVTVSNPDVVADVIKQAARETAQ; via the coding sequence GTGACGCGCGAATCACCCACGCCCACAACTGTGCTCGTCCACGGCGCCTTCGAAGACGGGTCAGTCTGGAATGAAGTGATCCAGCGACTCCAGCGCGACGGCTACCCGGTCGTCGCCTTCGCCAACCCTCTGCGCGGCGTGGCCGTCGACGCTGCGCACTTGCGTAGCCTGATGGATCGGATCCAGGGCCCGTTGATATTGGCGGCCCATTCTTACGGCGGAGCCGTCATTACCCAAGCCGGCGCGGAGGACCCCAAAGTCAAGGCCCTTGTCTACGCGGCCGCAATCATGCCCGCGGCAGGTGAGACTGCAAGCCAACTGCTCAGCCGCTTCCCCGGCAGCTCCTTTCTCACGTCCGTCGAGGGGGTCGACTACACCCTGCCCGACGGGACTAGCGGCACCTATCTCCTTTACCAGACCGACAAGTTCCGGAGCCAGGTCGCCGCCGATGTGTCTGCAGGCGAGGCCGCCCTGATGGTCGCCACCCAGCGCCCCATGGACGTGGCAGTGCTGAACGAGACGGTGACGGCCGCTGCCTGGACGAGTAAGCCCAGCTGGCAAATTAGGACCCTGCAAGATTTTGCTCTTCCTTTGGAAGAGCAAAAGTTCGAAGCCGACCGCGCCCAGACACACGTCACCGAGGTGAACTCGTCGCATGCCGTCACCGTCTCGAATCCAGACGTCGTGGCCGACGTGATCAAACAGGCCGCCCGAGAAACCGCGCAATAA
- a CDS encoding MDR family NADP-dependent oxidoreductase: MNPLLSRRVVLAKRPEGPIQHHDFKFVSTTITDVPDDHVVLKVIYIQIAPAARAVMTSTTGFDQTNVGDGILCAVVGDVVVTCAGGPALGSSVMSYGFWEEYSVVPMAQALPVVAGHPLIHNLGVLGLNGLTAYYGMIRIGGPQPGETVVISAAAGGVGHLAGQIAHHAGARVVGITGSDDKNRRLENEFNFTHTVNHRHPNFHEDLRAACGPSGVAVYFDNIAGDVLTSMLPLMRPHGRIVCCGATAQYDQKDDNLVQPGPRGIPQYLINKSLRLEGFLTADYAHEWAQGRNQLSDWLTDGTIRSATQTWHGLESAPDALLAVLAGENFGQAVVQLPHSGPSGITL, from the coding sequence ATGAACCCGCTGCTCAGCCGACGCGTGGTACTCGCAAAGCGGCCGGAGGGACCAATTCAGCACCACGACTTCAAATTCGTGAGCACAACGATCACTGACGTTCCCGACGATCACGTCGTCTTGAAGGTCATCTACATTCAGATTGCTCCTGCCGCGCGAGCAGTGATGACGAGCACTACCGGGTTCGACCAAACTAACGTCGGTGACGGCATCCTATGCGCGGTCGTCGGTGACGTGGTCGTGACCTGCGCCGGAGGACCCGCACTAGGTTCGTCGGTGATGAGTTACGGTTTCTGGGAGGAGTACTCCGTCGTCCCAATGGCCCAAGCGCTACCGGTCGTCGCTGGCCATCCCCTCATCCACAATCTCGGTGTACTCGGGCTCAATGGCCTCACCGCGTACTACGGAATGATCCGCATCGGCGGGCCGCAACCAGGTGAGACCGTCGTGATCTCGGCAGCCGCTGGCGGTGTAGGTCACTTAGCCGGACAGATCGCTCACCATGCCGGTGCCCGCGTCGTAGGTATTACTGGTTCAGATGATAAGAATCGCAGGCTGGAAAACGAATTCAACTTCACCCACACGGTCAACCACCGCCACCCGAACTTTCACGAAGACCTCCGCGCAGCCTGCGGACCATCCGGTGTAGCCGTGTACTTCGACAACATCGCAGGAGATGTTCTCACTAGTATGTTGCCACTGATGAGACCACACGGTCGCATCGTATGTTGCGGCGCCACAGCACAATACGACCAGAAAGACGATAATCTCGTCCAACCCGGCCCCCGCGGCATCCCCCAGTACCTAATCAACAAGAGCCTTCGACTCGAGGGGTTTCTGACCGCCGACTACGCACACGAGTGGGCGCAGGGTCGCAACCAGCTCAGCGATTGGCTCACCGATGGCACAATCAGAAGCGCCACACAGACTTGGCATGGACTCGAGAGTGCTCCAGATGCCCTTCTGGCCGTACTCGCCGGCGAGAATTTCGGCCAAGCCGTCGTTCAGTTGCCACACTCAGGACCTTCAGGAATTACGCTGTAA
- a CDS encoding PPOX class F420-dependent oxidoreductase: MRISITVPAGERGAFTIGHREQQATLADLPTAAKALVDEPVTATLACLNANGTIHQSPVWVDTDGEYLLLNTVRGRLKDRNLRARPQMSLMFTDPADPYRWMSIQGQVAGVIDEDDPQDGHAATESLNAMSAQYLGEDTYPLRDTTTEEVRALFRVEPINVVLYNLPQDNESTTR; encoded by the coding sequence ATGAGGATCAGCATCACCGTTCCCGCCGGCGAACGCGGCGCGTTCACCATCGGTCATCGCGAGCAACAAGCGACCCTCGCCGACTTGCCCACCGCCGCGAAAGCTCTGGTTGACGAACCCGTCACCGCCACGCTGGCCTGCCTCAACGCGAATGGCACCATCCACCAAAGTCCGGTCTGGGTCGATACCGACGGCGAGTACCTCCTGCTCAACACTGTGCGTGGCCGACTCAAAGACCGCAACCTACGGGCACGACCGCAAATGTCGCTGATGTTCACCGATCCGGCCGACCCGTATCGCTGGATGTCGATCCAAGGCCAAGTCGCCGGTGTCATTGACGAGGACGACCCCCAGGACGGACACGCGGCCACCGAATCCCTCAACGCGATGAGCGCCCAATACCTCGGGGAAGACACCTACCCGCTGCGCGATACGACCACCGAGGAAGTACGTGCCCTGTTCCGCGTCGAGCCAATCAACGTCGTGCTCTACAACCTCCCGCAGGACAACGAGAGCACCACTCGGTGA
- a CDS encoding FAD binding domain-containing protein, translating to MNDYNGLRAVVVGGSIGGLTAALLLRDLGFTVEIYERSARPLSGRGSGIVLQPDTARWFTERSSHSLTDLRTSTRYVQYLNRGRGVDHREKRHHDYTAWGTFYRALLADFGSQHYHLGKQACGFSQSERAVTVRFDSGGSVTADLAVFADGISSTARRQFDPDAAVHYSGYVGWRGTHPWTALSDSTRETLDDAITFDVPRNSHVTMYPIPGEDGISPKHRLMNYVWYRNVDNDHQLAALLLDTHGRSSPVSVPPGLVQQRHIDELKHAAAEELSPGVAEVIVATKHPYLQVVSDVRSKRMAQGRVALIGDAAAAARPHAAAGTAKAAADAWALANALGDAGGDVAAALEKWEPAQLDLSASLTRRAIAMGQRFQVSNTATPGDPSLRFGLYGPGH from the coding sequence GTGAACGACTACAACGGTTTACGCGCGGTCGTGGTCGGCGGCTCGATCGGCGGCCTGACTGCCGCCCTGCTGCTACGCGACCTCGGATTCACCGTCGAGATCTACGAGAGATCAGCGCGCCCGCTCAGCGGTCGCGGCAGCGGAATCGTCCTACAACCTGATACGGCGCGCTGGTTCACCGAGCGCAGCAGCCACTCACTGACCGACCTGCGCACCTCGACTCGCTACGTGCAGTACCTCAACCGCGGCCGCGGCGTCGACCATCGAGAAAAACGACACCACGACTACACCGCCTGGGGAACGTTCTACCGAGCGTTGTTGGCCGACTTCGGTTCCCAGCACTACCACCTCGGTAAGCAGGCTTGCGGATTTAGCCAATCGGAACGAGCAGTCACAGTCCGATTCGACAGCGGCGGCAGCGTCACGGCCGACCTTGCGGTCTTCGCCGACGGCATCAGCTCGACGGCACGTCGCCAATTCGATCCTGACGCCGCGGTGCACTACTCCGGCTACGTCGGCTGGCGTGGCACCCACCCCTGGACAGCCCTGTCTGATTCGACCCGAGAAACGCTGGATGATGCGATCACGTTCGACGTTCCGCGCAATTCCCACGTCACCATGTATCCGATACCCGGCGAGGACGGTATCTCACCCAAACACCGGCTAATGAACTACGTCTGGTACCGCAACGTAGACAACGACCACCAACTCGCCGCGCTGCTGTTGGACACACACGGCAGATCGTCTCCGGTGTCGGTGCCCCCCGGGCTGGTCCAGCAACGCCACATCGACGAGCTTAAACACGCTGCAGCAGAGGAACTGTCACCGGGGGTCGCCGAAGTGATTGTCGCCACCAAACATCCTTATCTGCAAGTCGTCTCCGACGTCAGATCAAAGCGCATGGCCCAGGGACGTGTCGCACTGATCGGCGATGCAGCGGCCGCTGCACGCCCGCACGCAGCGGCGGGCACCGCGAAAGCCGCCGCCGACGCCTGGGCCCTGGCCAACGCCCTCGGCGATGCCGGCGGCGACGTGGCCGCCGCCTTGGAGAAGTGGGAACCGGCACAGCTCGACCTCAGCGCCTCCCTCACACGGCGGGCCATCGCCATGGGCCAACGCTTCCAAGTCAGCAACACCGCAACACCCGGCGACCCCAGCCTGCGGTTCGGCCTGTACGGACCAGGCCACTAG
- a CDS encoding SDR family NAD(P)-dependent oxidoreductase, with protein MDKWTTSDIPDQSGRVAVITGANTGLGYETAAALAERGAHVVLAVRNLDKGKDAAARITAQSPHADVALQELDLTSLEAIRGAADQLRSAHDRIDLLINNAGVMWTPKSTTKDGFELQFGTNHLGHFALTGLLLDRLLPVPGSRIVTVSSIGHRIRADIHFDDLQWERSYSRVGAYGQSKLANLLFTYELQRRLAPHGTTIAAAAHPGGSRTELTRNLPPLIARASSLIEPLFQGADMGALPTLRAATDPGVLGGQYFGPDGFGEQQGYPKVVASSDKSHDLDVQRRLWTVSEQLTGVVYPIS; from the coding sequence ATGGACAAGTGGACCACCTCGGACATTCCCGACCAGTCCGGCCGGGTCGCCGTCATCACCGGAGCCAACACCGGCCTGGGCTACGAAACCGCCGCCGCGCTCGCCGAACGCGGCGCCCATGTGGTGCTGGCGGTACGCAACCTCGACAAGGGCAAGGACGCGGCCGCACGCATCACCGCCCAAAGCCCACACGCCGACGTCGCGCTGCAGGAGCTCGACCTGACGTCGCTGGAGGCCATCCGCGGCGCCGCAGACCAGCTGCGGTCCGCGCACGACCGCATCGACCTGCTGATCAACAACGCCGGGGTGATGTGGACGCCGAAGTCGACCACCAAGGACGGCTTCGAGCTGCAATTCGGCACCAACCACCTGGGCCACTTCGCGTTGACCGGCCTGCTGCTGGACCGGCTGCTGCCGGTTCCCGGTTCCCGGATCGTGACGGTCAGCAGCATCGGCCACCGCATCCGCGCCGACATTCACTTCGACGACCTGCAGTGGGAGCGCAGCTACAGCCGGGTCGGAGCCTACGGTCAGTCCAAACTCGCCAACCTGCTGTTCACCTACGAACTGCAGCGACGGCTCGCGCCGCATGGGACGACGATCGCCGCGGCCGCCCACCCCGGCGGCTCCCGAACCGAGCTGACCCGCAACCTGCCGCCGCTGATTGCGCGTGCGTCATCCCTGATCGAACCGCTCTTCCAGGGAGCCGACATGGGCGCGCTTCCCACGCTGCGCGCCGCAACCGACCCAGGCGTGTTGGGCGGCCAGTACTTCGGCCCCGATGGCTTCGGCGAACAGCAGGGCTACCCCAAGGTCGTGGCATCCAGCGACAAGTCGCACGACCTGGACGTGCAGCGCCGGTTGTGGACGGTCTCCGAGCAGCTCACCGGCGTGGTCTATCCGATCAGCTAG